A window of Pseudomonas denitrificans (nom. rej.) genomic DNA:
GCCCTGAAACACCCACCCTCTCCGCCCGTACCCGCAGCCACTCGACACCACCGCCCCGCTCAGGGATAAAGGCTCCACTTCGAAATTGGAGTGAGCCATGCGTTTCCCCTCGATGACCGCCCTGCGCGTGCTGGATGCCGTTGCCCGCCTGGGCAGCCTGTCCGGCGCGGCCAGCGAACTGAGCCTGACCCGCAGCGCCGTCAGCCACCAGTTGCACAGCCTGGAAGACTGCCTGGGCATCCCGCTCACCGAGCGGGTTGGCCGCGGCATCGCGCTGACCTACCACGGCGAATGCTTCGCCCGCGAAACCCAGCGCGCCCTGGCGATCCTCAACGAGGCGCGGCGCTTCGCCAATGCCGAGGAAGTCTCCGGCCGCCTGTGCGTGAGCTGCACGCCCGGATTCGCCACCTACTGGCTGTGCCACCAGATCGGCAAGTTCCAGCGCGCCCACCCGCAGGTGGAGCTGAACCTGGTATCGCCGCGAGTGCCCGACGACGTCAGCGACCGCGACGTCGACCTGTTCATCGCCTACGGCGTGGGCGACTGGACCGACCTGCACGTCGACCTGATCGCCACCCTGGACACCTTCCCGGTGTGCAGCCCGTCGCTGATCAACTCCGTCGGCGGCCTCGATTCGCCGGAAGACCTCGCCAGCCTGCCCTTCCTGCACATGGTCGATCACTCCGACTGGCTGCTGTGGACCGCCGCGGCCGGGGTGAAGAACCTCAACGTGCGCAACGGCATCGTCTTCTCCGACGCGCACCTGGTGCAGTCGGCAGCCATCGCCGGGCAAGGCGTGGCCATGGGCGATGCGCTGGTCAGCGGCGACGCCATGGCCAAGGGGCAGCTGGTGCGGTTGTTCAACGTCGCCATCGAACCGCCCAACCGCTACTACTTCGTCACCGATCCTGCCAAGTCCGAACGCCCCGACGTGCGGGCCTTCAAGGCCTGGATGAAGGCCGAGCTGCGGATGTCCGAGCAGTTCCGCCACAGCGGCCGGAGCGCCGTGATAGGTGAATGATTTCGAACAATGAGGGCAAAAAAACGCGATTGATGCGGAGAGAGATTTAACAATACTGCATTAAAAAAAGGCCGCTGATTTTTACCCCGATCCTCACCCGGCGGCCGCTCGAACAAGAACAAGAAATCGAGGTAAGTGCAGTGGAGCGACAGCCCCAACTACGTGCCATCGGCATCGGCAAGAGCTACGGCAGTTTCAACGCGCTGGACAACGTGTCCATCGACATCCAGCAGGGCGAGTTCCTCACCCTCCTCGGGCCTTCGGGCTCCGGCAAGACCACCTTCCTGATGATCCTCGCCGGCTTCCAGGACCCGTCTCGCGGCAAGCTCGAAGAGGGCGGCGCCGACATCACCCGGCGCCCCGCCGAAAAGCGCAACTTCGGCATGGTGTTCCAGGGCTACGCCCTGTTCCCGCACATGAGCATCGAGGACAACGTCTCCTTCCCGCTGAAGATCCGTGGCGTGAAGGCCGAGGAGCGGAACCGCCGCGTGCGCCACATGCTCGACGTGGTCGGCCTCGGCGAGCACCTGGGCAAGCGCCCCGGCGAGCTCTCCGGCGGCCAGCAGCAACGCGTGGCCATCGCCCGGGCGCTGGTGTTCGAGCCGGACATGCTGCTGCTCGACGAACCCCTT
This region includes:
- a CDS encoding LysR substrate-binding domain-containing protein → MRFPSMTALRVLDAVARLGSLSGAASELSLTRSAVSHQLHSLEDCLGIPLTERVGRGIALTYHGECFARETQRALAILNEARRFANAEEVSGRLCVSCTPGFATYWLCHQIGKFQRAHPQVELNLVSPRVPDDVSDRDVDLFIAYGVGDWTDLHVDLIATLDTFPVCSPSLINSVGGLDSPEDLASLPFLHMVDHSDWLLWTAAAGVKNLNVRNGIVFSDAHLVQSAAIAGQGVAMGDALVSGDAMAKGQLVRLFNVAIEPPNRYYFVTDPAKSERPDVRAFKAWMKAELRMSEQFRHSGRSAVIGE